The following are from one region of the Fusarium keratoplasticum isolate Fu6.1 chromosome 4, whole genome shotgun sequence genome:
- a CDS encoding Protein PNS1 yields the protein MGESDSYYNPNQPANGQYSSAGYQQQYQPQPPPPSHPQYQQQPQQQPYQQGPPQNGNGYMPAQGYDGEKASFEEQFKVPKPKYNDLWAGILLICVFIGFVVVSGLTLQGYAANRGNAGSGIYGNPNDFSLNTSTIILFMFVLAVAFVLSYAYIWLARVFPKQFIWVTGILNICWALGTAIFYLWRKYWSAGIVFLIFGLFMAFCFWTWISRIPFSALMLRTTIDVSKKYGHVYLTSLIGGLIATAFAAWYSITLVAIYVKYQPADDNPSCNDGGCSQGKVIGLLVFVTFAMYWFSEWLKNTIHTTIAGVYGSWYFCAHNFPKDATRASAKRALTYSFGSISLGSLLVAIVQFLRQLCNAARNQEAADGSFLGYALFCCISCFLGLLEWAVEFLNRYAFCHIALYGKPYFAAAKDTWKMIKDRGIDALINDCLIGPVLSFGALFIAYACTLLAYLFLYFTDPAYNRDGAYTPVVMVFSFLIGFQIANIFTTPISSGVDTIFVAAGWDPQVMWRDHPELYQEMCRVYPKVQQVIRDR from the exons atgggcGAATCCGATAGCTACTACAACCCCAACCAGCCGGCCAACGGTCAATACTCGAGTGCCGGCTACCAACAGCAATACCAACCCCAGCCGCcacctccttctcatccCCAGTACCAGCAGCAACCGCAGCAACAGCCATACCAACAAGGACCTCCTCAGAATGGGAACGGATACATGCCCGCCCAGGGCTACGACGGAGAGAAGGCGTCATTTGAGGAGCAATTCAAGGTTCCCAAGCCCAAGTACAACGATCTCTGGGCTGGTATTCTC CTCATCTGCGTCTTCATCGGTTTCGTAGTCGTCTCGGGTCTCACTCTTCAAGGATACGCCGCCAACCGCGGAAACGCTGGCTCTGGCATTTACGGCAACCCCAACGACTTTTCTCTCAACACGAGCACCATCATTCTATTCATGTTTGTCCTCGCTGTCGCCTTTGTCTTATCGTACGCGTACATCTGGCTCGCGCGAGTCTTTCCCAAGCAGTTTATCTGGGTTACGGGAATTCTCAATATCTGCTGGGCACTCGGAACCGCCATTTTCTACCTCTGGCGCAAGTACTGGTCTGCTGGTATTGTGTTCCTCATTTTTGGCCTGTTCAtggccttttgcttctgGACATGGATCTCGCGCATTCCCTTTTCGGCTCTCATGCTCAGGACGACCATCGATGTGAGCAAGAAGTACGGCCATGTCTACCTCACCAGTCTGATCGGAGGCCTGATTGCAACTGCTTTCGCCGCCTGGTACTCGATTACTCTCGTCGCCATCTACGTCAAATACCAGCCCGCCGACGACAATCCGTCATGCAATGATGGAGGTTGTAGCCAGGGCAAGGTTATCGGtctccttgtctttgtcACCTTTGCCATGTACTGGTTCTCGGAATGGCTCAAGAACACGATCCACACAACCATTGCTGGCGTATACGGATCCTGGTACTTTTGCGCCCACAACTTTCCCAAAGATGCCACACGCGCTTCTGCCAAGCGAGCCTTGACGTACAGCTTTGGATCCATTAGCCTGGGCAGCTTGTTGGTTGCCATTGTTCAGTTTCTTCGTCAGCTCTGCAATGCTGCACGAAACCAGGAGGCAGCTGATGGCAGCTTCCTCGGGTATGCCCTGTTCTGCTGCATCAGCTGCTTCCTGGGACTCTTGGAGTGGGCcgtcgagttcctcaacCGATACGCTTTTTGTCACATTGCATTGTATGGCAAACCATACTTTGCAGCTGCCAAGGATACTTGGAAGATGATCAAGGATCGTGGCATTGATGCTCTGATCAAT GACTGTCTCATCGGCCCCGTCCTCTCGTTCGGCGCCCTGTTCATTGCCTACGCCTGCACCCTTCTCGCGTACCTCTTCCTCTACTTTACCGATCCTGCCTACAACCGCGACGGTGCTTATACTccggtggtgatggtctttTCGTTCCTCATCGGCTTCCAGATCGCAAACATCTTTACCACACCCATCTCGAGTGGTGTCGATACCAtctttgttgctgctggctgggATCCCCAGGTCATGTGGCGCGATCACCCCGAGCTGTATCAGGAGATGTGCCGAGTGTACCCCAAGGTTCAGCAGGTTATTCGTGACCGATGA
- a CDS encoding Chitin-binding type-4 domain-containing protein: protein MKYAAALTLIPLVAAHGFVRSPPPRKPGDAFKAACGEQPFYQQSADINGNVQGIFQVVGTGADPAKCNLWLCKGFQQEDNADNVQTYSLGQEIDFDVNIAAPHTGYANVSVVKTSSNTVIGEPLIEFSNYASNAGLDANNTAFSVTLPESLGGDCTTAGDCVLQWFWDAPDIDQTYESCIDFVVGGSGSGSGNSGSSPSAPAASAPAASTPAATQAPAATTLVAVTASSEAPAATAAPDTGAEEPVDDDEECPADDDEEPIDDEEPADDDEECPADDEEPVDDEEPADDEECPADEEYDEDY, encoded by the coding sequence ATGAAGTACGCCGCTGCTCTCACCCTCATCCCCCTCGTCGCCGCCCACGGCTTCGTCCGctctccccctccccgcAAGCCCGGTGATGCCTTCAAGGCTGCCTGCGGCGAGCAGCCCTTCTACCAGCAGAGCGCCGACATCAACGGCAACGTCCAGGGCATCTTCCAGGTCGTCGGCACCGGCGCCGACCCCGCCAAGTGCAACCTGTGGCTGTGCAAGGGCTTCCAGCAGGAGGACAACGCCGACAACGTCCAGACCTACTCCCTGGGTCAGGAGATTGACTTTGACGTCAACATTGCCGCTCCCCACACTGGTTACGCCAACGTTTCTGTTGTCAAGACCAGCTCCAACACCGTCATTGGCGAGCCCCTGATCGAGTTCTCCAACTATGCTTCCAACGCTGGTCTTGATGCCAACAACACCGCCTTCAGCGTTACTCTCCCCGagagccttggtggtgactGCACCACTGCTGGCGACTGCGTTCTCCAGTGGTTCTGGGACGCTCCCGATATCGACCAGACCTACGAGTCCTGCATCGACTTTGTCGTCGGTGGCTCCggttctggctctggcaacAGCGGCTCTTCCCCCTCTGCCCCTGCTGCTTCCGCCCCTGCTGCTTCCACCCCCGCTGCCACCCAGGCCCCCGCCGCTACCACTCTCGTGGCCGTGACCGCTTCCTCCGAGGCCCCCGCTGCCACTGCTGCTCCCGACACCGGTGCCGAGGAGcccgtcgacgacgacgaggagtgccctgctgatgatgacgaggagcctatcgacgatgaggagcctgccgatgacgatgaagagtgccccgccgacgacgaggagcccgtcgatgatgaggagcccgctgacgacgaggagtgCCCCGCTGATGAGGAGTACGACGAGGACTACTAA
- a CDS encoding Carrier domain-containing protein, whose translation MTIIDINKDLAALFEQQAAATPDAVALEDEKRSLTYAELDRETWALAERLRNHGVGRDDLVGVLMGRSADYVIASVAALRAGGAFLVLEVAYPPGLLRDVIEDAKPTVILTQVEHASHIKSDVPVIVVDHPDKEARGDITPQLDERRPLPEEDDVERLAFVSYSSGTTGQPKGIMNPHRAAIRSYDLRFGVSDLKPGDRVACNVFFIWEMLRPLLRGATTVAIPDHASYDPVALVELLSSWRITDTLMTPTLLATVLSRHPKLGERLPHLRSLWLNGEVVTTDLVRRAVDALPNARLLNVYSASETHETAVGDIKTFIDYDTRVCPVGPLTDPEHTYILDEAGNRVGPGVSGELYVGGDLLARGYLNLPETTAKAFQSDPFDPEKDARMYRTGDLARLLPSGLLEITGRVGGMIKTRGYTVQPGAVESAIRKHLAVRDCAVIAHGEGLERQIVAYIVREQGEPRDRTIPIIDEYGYSPVARRALSDHLAHYMIPPVWVELDELPTHGVSGKTDLKALPPPPSPRSPKAPPKKEHNIKIKMETIIMLWAASLNMPANAITPKHDFFDLGGHSLALADLASRLTRTFGFPVPLAPLAGNPTLEGHLSAVKAARDGHTAAVQADLPAVLRADSALPEEIQSNGTPMRALKDADTILLTGVTGYLGAFLLKTLVDSTNAHIICLVRFPEPVEDCAPAGMARIRKNLIDLGVWEDYLLERMEILPGTLARKRFGLSPEAFDELATRVQVIVHAAATVNLVYPYAALRNANVGGTREILRLAGRSGATVHHVSTNGVLPPSTEGWSEDVVIDIDDVPTKLLDGYGQTKWVAEKLVYEAGRRGIPVRVYRPGTITGHSHSGSTNAWDLMNAILVESLQLGRAPDVDGWFLEMTPVDFVSKAIVTLANHTDDEDQTLYHLGDPAPVASKDVFDSLAKIGYPTEPLPWDEWVALWHEKRGDRKGGDDPFTVDILRGGMPNVEVLKSVIVLKDGKTQPTLDKYEVFRPKIDDGLLEIYTRHFYARGWLPRPPKRVQVNGVAKKANKGRLAGKVAVVTGASSGIGAAVAAGLAKEGAHVALAARRTEALEGVKKKIAVHGGKVLLHKTDVTDKAQVESLMKEASEQLGPVDILVSCAGVMYFTMMANNQTDEWERTVDVNCKGLLHCLSSTVPGMLSRGSGHIVAISSDAGRKVFPGLGVYSASKFFVEATLQALRLETAGSGLRVTSIQPGNVATDLLGMSTDKEALKKYGEPTGAKVLEPEEVASSIVYAVCQPPHVAVNEVLIEPRDEPI comes from the coding sequence ATGACCATTATCGACATCAACAAGGACTTGGCTGCTCTGTTTGAGCAGCAGGCGGCCGCCACGCCTGATGCCGTGGCtcttgaggatgagaagagatCGCTCACCTATGCCGAGCTCGACAGGGAGACGTGGGCTCTGGCTGAGCGGCTGCGCAACCACGGTGTTGGTCGCGATGACCTCGTCGGTGTCCTGATGGGACGGAGTGCCGATTACGTGATTGCATCTGTCGCTGCTCTCCGCGCTGGTGGTGCCTTTCTCGTCCTTGAGGTGGCATATCCTCCAGGTCTTTTGCGAGATGTCATTGAGGATGCAAAGCCAACTGTCATCTTGACCCAGGTCGAGCACGCCAGCCACATCAAGTCTGATGTTCCCGTCATTGTCGTCGACCACCCCGACAAGGAGGCTAGAGGAGATATTACACCTCAATTGGACGAGAGACGTCCGTTGcccgaggaagacgacgtcGAGAGGCTCGCCTTTGTCTCATACTCTTCTGGTACCACTGGACAGCCCAAGGGTATCATGAACCCCCACAGAGCCGCCATCCGCTCATACGACCTGCGATTCGGCGTCAGCGACCTCAAGCCCGGTGACAGGGTAGCTTGCAACGTCTTTTTCATCTGGGAGATGCTGCGGCCTCTTCTGCGGGGTGCCACCACTGTCGCTATCCCCGACCACGCCAGCTATGATCCCGTTGCtcttgttgagcttctctcTTCGTGGCGCATCACCGATACCCTCATGACCCCGACACTTTTGGCCACTGTTCTTTCTCGACACCCCAAGCTTGGCGagcgtcttcctcatcttcgctCGCTGTGGCTCAATGGCGAGGTTGTTACCACCGACCTTGTTCGACGCGCCGTTGACGCCCTCCCCAACGCCCGTCTTCTTAACGTCTACAGCGCTAGTGAAACCCACGAGACTGCAGTGGGTGACATCAAGACATTTATCGACTATGACACAAGAGTCTGTCCTGTCGGTCCTCTCACCGACCCTGAACACACTTACATCCTTGATGAGGCCGGCAACAGAGTTGGGCCCGGTGTAAGTGGTGAGCTGTACGTGGGAGGTGACCTCCTGGCAAGAGGATATCTCAACCTACCCGAGACCACTGCCAAGGCGTTCCAGTCGGATCCTTTCGACCCTGAAAAGGATGCGCGCATGTACAGAACTGGTGATCTTGCGAGGTTGCTTCCTAGCGGACTTTTGGAGATCACAGGCCGAGTTGGAGGTATGATCAAGACCCGTGGCTACACCGTCCAGCCTGGCGCCGTCGAGAGCGCTATCCGAAAACACTTGGCTGTTCGCGATTGTGCAGTCATTGCCCATGGTGAGGGCTTGGAGAGGCAGATTGTGGCATACATCGTCCGCGAACAGGGCGAGCCCAGAGACCGAACCATCCCCATCATTGATGAGTACGGATACAGCCCGGTGGCTCGACGTGCTCTCTCAGATCACCTCGCTCATTACATGATCCCTCCTGTCTGGGTTGAGCTCGACGAACTCCCCACGCATGGAGTTTCTGGCAAGACTGATCTCAAGGCTCTGCCTCCGCCACCATCTCCGCGGTCACCCAAGGCACCCCCGAAGAAGGAGCAcaacatcaagatcaagatggagaccatcatcatgctctGGGCAGCATCTCTCAACATGCCCGCTAATGCCATCACACCGAAGCACGACTTTTTCGATCTGGGTGGTCACTCGTTGGCTCTTGCTGACCTTGCAAGCCGACTTACCAGGACATTTGGATTCCCTGTTCCTCTTGCGCCTTTGGCTGGAAACCCCACTCTCGAAGGACATCTCTCGGCCGTCAAGGCGGCTCGCGATGGTCATACTGCTGCTGTGCAGGCTGATCTGCCGGCTGTTCTCCGCGCAGATTCAGCTCTGCCTGAAGAGATCCAGTCGAATGGCACCCCGATGCGTGCTCTCAAGGACGCTGACACGATTCTTCTTACCGGTGTCACTGGATACCTTGGAGCTTTCCTTCTCAAGACCTTGGTTGACTCTACCAATGCTCACATCATCTGTCTCGTGCGATTCCCCGAACCCGTGGAGGACTGTGCACCGGCTGGTATGGCCCGAATCCGAAAGAACTTGATCGACCTGGGCGTTTGGGAGGATTATCTGCTGGAGCGCATGGAGATCTTGCCAGGGACACTCGCTAGGAAGCGTTTTGGTCTCTCGCCTGAAGCCTTTGACGAGCTGGCGACTCGGGTGCAAGTCATTGTGcacgccgccgccaccgtCAACTTGGTGTATCCCTATGCTGCTCTGAGGAATGCCAACGTGGGAGGTACGAGGGAGATTCTGCGACTCGCAGGCCGCAGTGGAGCGACTGTCCATCACGTTTCCACCAACGGTGTTCTCCCCCCTTCCACTGAGGGCTGGTCTGAGGATGTTGTCATTGACATTGACGATGTCCCAACCAAGCTGCTGGATGGCTATGGTCAGACCAAGTGGGTTGCTGAGAAGCTCGTCTACGAGGCCGGTCGTCGAGGTATTCCTGTCCGAGTGTATCGACCTGGTACCATTACCGGTCATAGCCACTCTGGTTCGACGAATGCTTGGGATCTGATGAACGCCATCTTGGTCGAGTCATTGCAGCTCGGCCGAGCGCCGGATGTCGATGGATGGTTCCTAGAGATGACGCCTGTGGACTTTGTCAGCAAAGCCATTGTTACCCTCGCCAACCAcacagatgatgaagaccAGACTCTGTACCATCTGGGTGATCCTGCTCCTGTGGCTTCCAAGGACGTATTTGACTCtctggccaagattggcTACCCCACAGAGCCTCTCCCATGGGACGAATGGGTTGCTCTCTGGCATGAGAAGCGAGGCGACAGGAAGGGAGGAGATGATCCCTTCACCGTTGATATTCTCCGCGGTGGTATGCCCAACGTAGAGGTTCTCAAGTCTGTCATTgtgctcaaggatggcaagacaCAACCAACCCTAGACAAGTACGAGGTCTTTAGACCCAAGATCGACGACGGCCTCTTGGAGATCTATACCCGCCACTTCTACGCGCGAGGTTGGTTGCCTCGCCCTCCTAAGCGTGTGCAGGTCAATGGcgtggccaagaaggcaaaCAAGGGTCGTCTGGCCGGCAAGGTTGCTGTCGTGACAGGTGCCTCTTCTGGCATCGGTGCCGCTGTCGCTGCTGGCCTCGCCAAGGAGGGTGCGCACGTCGCCCTGGCAGCTCGACGCACCGAGGCCCTCGAAggcgtcaagaagaagattgctGTGCACGGAGGCAAGGTGCTGCTCCACAAGACGGACGTGACAGACAAGGCCCAGGTGGAGTCCCTGATGAAGGAGGCGAGCGAGCAGCTGGGCCCTGTCGACATCCTTGTCAGCTGCGCGGGTGTCATGTACTTTACCATGATGGCCAACAACCAGACGGACGAGTGGGAGCGCACCGTCGATGTCAACTGCAAGGGTCTGCTGCACTGCCTGTCGTCGACGGTGCCTGGCATGCTCTCCCGCGGCAGCGGCCACATCGTGGCCATCTCGTCGGATGCCGGCCGCAAGGTGTTCCCCGGCCTGGGCGTCTACTCTGCCAGCAAGTTCTTTGTCGAGGCGACGCTGCAGGCTCTGCGACTCGAGACAGCGGGCTCCGGCCTCCGGGTGACGTCGATCCAGCCCGGAAACGTGGCAACGGACCTCCTGGGCATGTCGACGGACAAGGAGGCGCTCAAGAAGTACGGTGAGCCCACGGGCGCCAAGGTGCTGGAGCCCGAGGAGGTTGCGAGCTCGATCGTGTACGCCGTGTGCCAGCCTCCTCATGTGGCAGTCAACGAGGTTCTCATCGAGCCTCGGGATGAGCCTATCTAA